In one window of Cydia fagiglandana chromosome 1, ilCydFagi1.1, whole genome shotgun sequence DNA:
- the LOC134667273 gene encoding ras association domain-containing protein 8 isoform X1 — protein MELKVWVEGIQRIVCGVTETTTCQDVVFALAHATGKVGRFTLIERWRNNERLLAPQEYPLKILMKWGEYSNDIQFILRRSDSGSGQKSSQPTNNSRSPIGNGSHNNSNPNILDSQNSPNRINPGPTYNNISNTSPGNPVGVVKGVQQSKTPESDSPVLKDVPPYREPPPPYRSPPPPTQSRKSPTRTRPRSSHMSPVNLPEEEPRSPEAVTYNSQYRELVSLVNYQREKLTTQQADLIKYDAEIGFWENKGREQERQVELLQQQISSADNQLRISTEQKLFEQVQALTYLEEENEIVKQNEKTLKSEIVLVRSKLANCETELLQCKNKIRKIMEDIHNEQRIINSRQQENRQALERSILAEVENLQTQIQQAKHATEINHLTAENLKREVGVLEDAIMEKKRQVERLVQEMKEANLQSLSGSVDELRHPLDGLCKAGSARRIIGSPRQLENAAPTNKNPHGVWV, from the exons ATGGAGCTGAAGGTCTGGGTCGAGGGAATACAAAGAATTGTTTGTGGGGTCACGGAGACTACTACTTGTCAG GATGTAGTTTTCGCACTAGCCCATGCCACTGGTAAAGTAGGCAGATTTACACTGATCGAACGGTGGCGGAATAATGAACGACTACTGGCCCCTCAAGAATATCCTTTGAAG ATACTCATGAAATGGGGAGAGTATTCCAAtgatattcaatttattttgaGGCGATCTGATTCTGGAAGTGGTCAGAAGTCATCACAACCAACAAATAACTCTAGATCTCCAATTGGAAATGG gagcCATAACAATTCAAACCCCAACATCTTGGACAGCCAGAACTCACCAAACAGAATAAACCCGGGGCCCACTTACAATAACATAAGCAACACCTCTCCGGGAAATCCGGTGGGTGTGGTGAAAGGAGTGCAGCAATCCAAGACTCCAGAATCTGATAGTCCGGTGCTTAAAGATGTTCCACCTTATAG GGAACCACCACCACCTTACCGGTCCCCGCCGCCCCCGACGCAGTCCCGCAAGTCGCCAACCCGCACGCGGCCGCGCTCCTCGCACATGTCCCCAGTTAACTTGCCTGAAGAGGAGCCCCGGAGCCCTGAAGCCGTCACCTACAACAGCCAGTACAGGGAGCTTGTGTCACTTGTCAACTACCAGAGGGAGAAACTCACCACGCAGCAAGCTGATCTCATTAAG TATGATGCTGAAATTGGTTTTTGGGAGAACAAAGGAAGGGAGCAGGAACGGCAAGTGGAACTTCTGCAGCAGCAGATCAGCTCTGCAGATAATCAACTCAGAATAAGCACTGAACAG AAGCTTTTCGAGCAGGTGCAAGCGCTAACCTACTTAGAAGAAGAGAATGAGATCGTGAAACAGAACGAGAAGACGCTGAAGTCGGAGATAGTGCTGGTGCGGTCGAAGCTGGCCAACTGCGAGACGGAGCTGCTGCAGTGCAAGAATAAGATACGGAAGATTATGGAGGACATACATAATGAACAGAGAATTATTAATAGTAGACAGCAGGAGAATAG ACAAGCTTTAGAAAGATCAATATTGGCTGAAGTAGAAAATTTGCAAACACAAATTCAACAAGCAAAACATGCAACAGAAATAAACCATCTCACCGCTGAAAACTTAAAGCGCGAG gttgGAGTTCTAGAAGACGCAATAATGGAAAAGAAGAGACAAGTCGAGCGACTCGTACAAGAAATGAAAGAAGCTAATCTTCAAAGTCTTTCTGGCAGCGTAGACGAACTTAGACATCCTCTTGATG GATTGTGCAAAGCTGGCAGTGCACGGAGAATCATAGGATCACCTCGGCAACTGGAAAATGCTGCTCCCACCAATAAGAATCCTCATGGTGTATGGGTTTAG
- the LOC134667273 gene encoding ras association domain-containing protein 8 isoform X2 codes for MELKVWVEGIQRIVCGVTETTTCQDVVFALAHATGKVGRFTLIERWRNNERLLAPQEYPLKILMKWGEYSNDIQFILRRSDSGSGQKSSQPTNNSRSPIGNGSHNNSNPNILDSQNSPNRINPGPTYNNISNTSPGNPVGVVKGVQQSKTPESDSPVLKDVPPYREPPPPYRSPPPPTQSRKSPTRTRPRSSHMSPVNLPEEEPRSPEAVTYNSQYRELVSLVNYQREKLTTQQADLIKYDAEIGFWENKGREQERQVELLQQQISSADNQLRISTEQVQALTYLEEENEIVKQNEKTLKSEIVLVRSKLANCETELLQCKNKIRKIMEDIHNEQRIINSRQQENRQALERSILAEVENLQTQIQQAKHATEINHLTAENLKREVGVLEDAIMEKKRQVERLVQEMKEANLQSLSGSVDELRHPLDGLCKAGSARRIIGSPRQLENAAPTNKNPHGVWV; via the exons ATGGAGCTGAAGGTCTGGGTCGAGGGAATACAAAGAATTGTTTGTGGGGTCACGGAGACTACTACTTGTCAG GATGTAGTTTTCGCACTAGCCCATGCCACTGGTAAAGTAGGCAGATTTACACTGATCGAACGGTGGCGGAATAATGAACGACTACTGGCCCCTCAAGAATATCCTTTGAAG ATACTCATGAAATGGGGAGAGTATTCCAAtgatattcaatttattttgaGGCGATCTGATTCTGGAAGTGGTCAGAAGTCATCACAACCAACAAATAACTCTAGATCTCCAATTGGAAATGG gagcCATAACAATTCAAACCCCAACATCTTGGACAGCCAGAACTCACCAAACAGAATAAACCCGGGGCCCACTTACAATAACATAAGCAACACCTCTCCGGGAAATCCGGTGGGTGTGGTGAAAGGAGTGCAGCAATCCAAGACTCCAGAATCTGATAGTCCGGTGCTTAAAGATGTTCCACCTTATAG GGAACCACCACCACCTTACCGGTCCCCGCCGCCCCCGACGCAGTCCCGCAAGTCGCCAACCCGCACGCGGCCGCGCTCCTCGCACATGTCCCCAGTTAACTTGCCTGAAGAGGAGCCCCGGAGCCCTGAAGCCGTCACCTACAACAGCCAGTACAGGGAGCTTGTGTCACTTGTCAACTACCAGAGGGAGAAACTCACCACGCAGCAAGCTGATCTCATTAAG TATGATGCTGAAATTGGTTTTTGGGAGAACAAAGGAAGGGAGCAGGAACGGCAAGTGGAACTTCTGCAGCAGCAGATCAGCTCTGCAGATAATCAACTCAGAATAAGCACTGAACAG GTGCAAGCGCTAACCTACTTAGAAGAAGAGAATGAGATCGTGAAACAGAACGAGAAGACGCTGAAGTCGGAGATAGTGCTGGTGCGGTCGAAGCTGGCCAACTGCGAGACGGAGCTGCTGCAGTGCAAGAATAAGATACGGAAGATTATGGAGGACATACATAATGAACAGAGAATTATTAATAGTAGACAGCAGGAGAATAG ACAAGCTTTAGAAAGATCAATATTGGCTGAAGTAGAAAATTTGCAAACACAAATTCAACAAGCAAAACATGCAACAGAAATAAACCATCTCACCGCTGAAAACTTAAAGCGCGAG gttgGAGTTCTAGAAGACGCAATAATGGAAAAGAAGAGACAAGTCGAGCGACTCGTACAAGAAATGAAAGAAGCTAATCTTCAAAGTCTTTCTGGCAGCGTAGACGAACTTAGACATCCTCTTGATG GATTGTGCAAAGCTGGCAGTGCACGGAGAATCATAGGATCACCTCGGCAACTGGAAAATGCTGCTCCCACCAATAAGAATCCTCATGGTGTATGGGTTTAG
- the LOC134666686 gene encoding dynein light chain Tctex-type 1-like, with amino-acid sequence MAAPKDDDEEDLVFNVEEVQKIIRDTIELVLGGNVYSHSRTPQWIGLITDKTMARIAKLNKPFKYIFRITITQKNGSGLHTAAAYFWDTVTDGTCTVRWENKYMYCIVNVWALALQL; translated from the exons ATGGCTGCACCTAAGGACGATGACGAAGAG GATCTAGTCTTCAACGTAGAAGAAGTCCAGAAAATAATTAGAGACACCATAGAGCTTGTTCTTGGCGGCAACGTGTACAGTCATTCGAGAACACCACAATGGATTGGTTTAATTACCGATAAAACAATGGCAAGGATTGCAAAGCTTAATAAGCCCttcaaatatatat TTCGAATTACGATAACCCAGAAGAATGGTAGTGGTTTGCATACGGCTGCAGCATACTTCTGGGACACGGTCACCGATGGGACATGCACAGTACGTTGGGAGAACAAgtatatgtattgtattgttaaTGTTTGGGCTTTAGCATTGCAGctttaa
- the LOC134667424 gene encoding inhibitor of growth protein 1 yields MLGQASTEALLSATYVENYLDCVENLPNDLQRHLSRMRELDVTYRECLRDAETHLAVCIGANTEERRRGRAAMRLQSALVAAQEIGDEKLQVVQLLQDLIDNKQRSLEADHKKLISCLEVNTNGTTKEEPAPAPEPARSEKEPSAPPAPPVHAPPPERAPDKKEDKERDKTGERWSKRARRSRTAAAGAATDGADSSERDEQRHTHNTTHKKTIGKKKKRKARQAAQRSETPPEEADAIDPDEPRYCLCDQISFGEMILCDNDLCPIEWFHFSCVSLITKPKGKWFCPKCRGDRPNVMKNKGQFLKELERYNREKEEKA; encoded by the exons ATGTTAGGCCAGGCTTCTACTGAAGCGTTGCTCTCAGCAACCTATGTAGAAAACTACTTAGATTGCGTGGAAAATCTGCCGAATGATCTACAACGACATTTATCGCGTATGCGAGAGCTGGACGTAACTTACAgag AATGCCTTCGTGATGCTGAAACTCACCTAGCAGTATGCATTGGTGCAAACACAGAAGAGCGCCGTCGCGGGCGCGCTGCCATGCGCTTGCAGAGCGCTCTTGTTGCAGCACAAGAGATCGGAGATGAGAAACTTCAGGTCGTACAGCTACTGCAGGACCTCATTGACAACAAACAGAGGTCGCTGGAAGCTGACCATAAGAAGCTga TTTCCTGCTTGGAAGTGAACACCAACGGCACGACGAAGGAAGAGCCAGCCCCCGCCCCCGAGCCGGCGCGCAGCGAGAAGGAGCCcagcgcgccgcccgcgccgcccgtgcacgcgccgccgcccgagcgcGCCCCGGACAAGAAGGAGGACAAGGAGAGGGACAAGACTG GAGAGAGATGGTCAAAGCGGGCTCGGCGTTCGCGAACTGCAGCCGCTGGCGCCGCTACAGACGGGGCAGACTCTAGCGAGCGGGACGAACAGCGCCAtacccacaacacaacacaTAAGAAAA ctaTAGGCAAAAAGAAGAAGCGCAAGGCACGTCAAGCGGCCCAGCGGTCGGAGACTCCTCCAGAGGAGGCAGACGCCATCGACCCCGACGAGCCGCGGTACTGCCTCTGCGACCAGATATCCTTCGGTGAGATGATCCTTTGCGACAACGACCTCTGTCCGATAGAGTGGTTCCACTTCTCTTGTGTCTCCCTCATCACAAAACCCAAGGGCAAGTGGTTCTGCCCCAAGTGCCGAGGCGACCGACCTAACGTGATGAAGAACAAAGGACAGTTCCTTAAGGAGCTAGAACGGTATAACAGGGAGAAGGAAGAAAAAGCATAG
- the LOC134667273 gene encoding ras association domain-containing protein 8 isoform X3, with amino-acid sequence MELKVWVEGIQRIVCGVTETTTCQDVVFALAHATGKVGRFTLIERWRNNERLLAPQEYPLKILMKWGEYSNDIQFILRRSDSGSGQKSSQPTNNSRSPIGNGEPPPPYRSPPPPTQSRKSPTRTRPRSSHMSPVNLPEEEPRSPEAVTYNSQYRELVSLVNYQREKLTTQQADLIKYDAEIGFWENKGREQERQVELLQQQISSADNQLRISTEQKLFEQVQALTYLEEENEIVKQNEKTLKSEIVLVRSKLANCETELLQCKNKIRKIMEDIHNEQRIINSRQQENRQALERSILAEVENLQTQIQQAKHATEINHLTAENLKREVGVLEDAIMEKKRQVERLVQEMKEANLQSLSGSVDELRHPLDGLCKAGSARRIIGSPRQLENAAPTNKNPHGVWV; translated from the exons ATGGAGCTGAAGGTCTGGGTCGAGGGAATACAAAGAATTGTTTGTGGGGTCACGGAGACTACTACTTGTCAG GATGTAGTTTTCGCACTAGCCCATGCCACTGGTAAAGTAGGCAGATTTACACTGATCGAACGGTGGCGGAATAATGAACGACTACTGGCCCCTCAAGAATATCCTTTGAAG ATACTCATGAAATGGGGAGAGTATTCCAAtgatattcaatttattttgaGGCGATCTGATTCTGGAAGTGGTCAGAAGTCATCACAACCAACAAATAACTCTAGATCTCCAATTGGAAATGG GGAACCACCACCACCTTACCGGTCCCCGCCGCCCCCGACGCAGTCCCGCAAGTCGCCAACCCGCACGCGGCCGCGCTCCTCGCACATGTCCCCAGTTAACTTGCCTGAAGAGGAGCCCCGGAGCCCTGAAGCCGTCACCTACAACAGCCAGTACAGGGAGCTTGTGTCACTTGTCAACTACCAGAGGGAGAAACTCACCACGCAGCAAGCTGATCTCATTAAG TATGATGCTGAAATTGGTTTTTGGGAGAACAAAGGAAGGGAGCAGGAACGGCAAGTGGAACTTCTGCAGCAGCAGATCAGCTCTGCAGATAATCAACTCAGAATAAGCACTGAACAG AAGCTTTTCGAGCAGGTGCAAGCGCTAACCTACTTAGAAGAAGAGAATGAGATCGTGAAACAGAACGAGAAGACGCTGAAGTCGGAGATAGTGCTGGTGCGGTCGAAGCTGGCCAACTGCGAGACGGAGCTGCTGCAGTGCAAGAATAAGATACGGAAGATTATGGAGGACATACATAATGAACAGAGAATTATTAATAGTAGACAGCAGGAGAATAG ACAAGCTTTAGAAAGATCAATATTGGCTGAAGTAGAAAATTTGCAAACACAAATTCAACAAGCAAAACATGCAACAGAAATAAACCATCTCACCGCTGAAAACTTAAAGCGCGAG gttgGAGTTCTAGAAGACGCAATAATGGAAAAGAAGAGACAAGTCGAGCGACTCGTACAAGAAATGAAAGAAGCTAATCTTCAAAGTCTTTCTGGCAGCGTAGACGAACTTAGACATCCTCTTGATG GATTGTGCAAAGCTGGCAGTGCACGGAGAATCATAGGATCACCTCGGCAACTGGAAAATGCTGCTCCCACCAATAAGAATCCTCATGGTGTATGGGTTTAG